One segment of Pseudoalteromonas rubra DNA contains the following:
- the upp gene encoding uracil phosphoribosyltransferase: MLATNLRSLSRPDYNTANVIELEQTDRLHYLHTKVRDKTANKRQFTFYADQIIRLLLEKSLERLNFEGLNVTTPVGETYEGKQFAKPLCGVSVVRAGESMENELRRLDLNIPIGKILIQRDPTTKLPKLYYSKLPDNVEKFHVLLFEPMLATGGSAICALDVMTKAGVKPENITFVNLLCSPEGLQKVTAQFPDVTIVTSSIEQRLNEHAFMIPGIGDFGDRYFGTTDLGAV, encoded by the coding sequence ATGCTTGCAACTAACCTAAGGTCACTATCCAGACCCGACTATAACACTGCAAACGTTATTGAACTGGAGCAAACGGATCGACTGCACTATTTGCATACTAAGGTGCGCGATAAAACAGCCAACAAACGTCAGTTTACCTTTTACGCCGATCAGATCATTCGTCTGCTATTGGAAAAAAGCCTGGAAAGACTGAACTTTGAAGGGCTGAATGTCACTACGCCGGTTGGCGAAACTTATGAGGGCAAACAATTTGCGAAGCCTCTGTGCGGTGTATCTGTGGTACGTGCAGGCGAAAGTATGGAAAACGAATTACGTCGCTTGGATCTCAATATTCCAATTGGGAAAATTCTCATCCAACGTGACCCAACAACCAAATTACCAAAACTCTATTATTCCAAACTGCCGGACAACGTTGAAAAGTTCCACGTGCTTCTTTTCGAACCAATGCTGGCAACGGGTGGCTCGGCCATTTGTGCCCTGGACGTGATGACCAAGGCCGGTGTTAAACCAGAAAACATCACCTTCGTAAACCTACTGTGCTCACCAGAAGGATTGCAAAAAGTCACAGCTCAATTCCCGGACGTCACCATAGTGACCTCATCTATCGAGCAGCGACTGAACGAACACGCCTTTATGATTCCCGGTATCGGAGATTTCGGCGACCGCTACTTTGGCACTACAGACCTGGGGGCTGTATGA
- a CDS encoding sigma-54-dependent transcriptional regulator, whose translation MNDPILILDDDEGIRHALSLLLLEEGYASLQASSPDQATRLLKQHTVSLLITDLNFTQDTTSAQEGLALIEQIRADDEHLPIIAITGWGSIEIAVKAMQLGANDFVQKPWENERLLTIIRTQLQLAKAHKRTQKLAVHNQLLQNELGVLSGLIAHSEPIKHVLSTLSQVAKSDVSVLLTGENGTGKSLFARYLHDLSPRKDEQLISVNMGAVSENLFESEMFGHVKGAFTDAKSHRIGRFELADEGSLFLDEIANTPYSQQAKLLRVLEERQFEKVGASKTQSVNIRLITATNANLDDAVHQGSFRKDLLYRINTVQVHIPPLRERQADILPLAQHFLRRSIDKYAAQGRVLTPQAQSALQAYHWPGNVRELAHLMERAHILAPTEQIDVTHLNLSSEQPRQSAPSSEGTEQEPLMTLAELEQKALERRMSHFQGDAVAAAHSLGLSRSTFYRRLNKTGK comes from the coding sequence ATGAACGACCCAATTTTAATTCTTGATGACGATGAAGGCATCAGACATGCATTGAGCCTGCTGTTGCTGGAAGAAGGCTATGCCAGTTTACAGGCCAGCTCGCCAGATCAGGCAACACGACTACTCAAACAGCATACCGTTAGCCTACTGATCACGGATTTAAACTTTACTCAAGATACCACCTCCGCCCAGGAAGGGCTGGCATTGATAGAGCAAATTAGAGCGGACGATGAACATTTGCCAATTATTGCCATTACCGGTTGGGGGAGTATCGAGATTGCAGTCAAAGCAATGCAACTGGGTGCCAACGACTTTGTTCAAAAGCCATGGGAAAACGAGCGATTACTGACGATCATTCGCACCCAACTACAGCTTGCAAAAGCCCATAAACGCACCCAAAAGTTAGCCGTTCACAATCAGCTGCTACAAAATGAGCTGGGTGTTTTATCAGGCCTGATTGCCCATTCCGAGCCCATCAAACACGTCCTGTCGACTTTATCTCAGGTGGCCAAAAGCGATGTCAGTGTGCTGCTGACAGGAGAAAATGGCACAGGAAAAAGCCTGTTTGCGCGGTATTTACATGATTTATCGCCCCGAAAAGACGAGCAGCTGATCAGCGTAAATATGGGCGCAGTCAGCGAAAACTTATTTGAAAGCGAGATGTTTGGCCATGTTAAAGGCGCTTTTACCGATGCCAAGTCGCACCGCATTGGCCGCTTTGAACTGGCCGATGAGGGCTCACTGTTTTTAGATGAAATTGCCAATACCCCCTACTCTCAACAAGCCAAGCTTCTGCGCGTACTCGAAGAAAGGCAATTTGAAAAAGTCGGTGCCAGTAAAACACAGTCAGTCAATATTCGTTTGATTACCGCCACCAATGCCAACCTGGATGACGCCGTGCATCAAGGTAGTTTTCGAAAAGATCTGCTATATCGCATCAATACCGTACAAGTACATATTCCGCCATTGCGAGAACGCCAGGCCGATATCCTGCCGCTGGCGCAGCACTTTTTACGGCGCTCAATAGATAAATACGCGGCACAAGGGCGCGTTTTAACGCCACAAGCACAAAGTGCCTTGCAAGCGTATCACTGGCCCGGTAATGTCAGAGAGCTCGCTCACCTGATGGAGCGGGCACACATTCTGGCGCCCACCGAGCAAATTGATGTGACGCACCTCAATTTATCTTCTGAGCAGCCGCGCCAGAGCGCGCCGAGCAGTGAGGGCACAGAGCAAGAGCCACTGATGACGCTGGCTGAACTGGAACAAAAAGCCCTGGAACGCCGTATGTCCCACTTTCAGGGGGATGCCGTTGCCGCTGCGCACTCCTTAGGGCTGAGCCGCAGTACCTTTTACCGGCGTTTAAATAAAACAGGTAAATAA
- a CDS encoding phosphoribosylanthranilate isomerase, with protein MNNITNIIQVAGIIDREEAELCLAEGIEWLGFPLRLPSGKDDITEGDAISIIKDLSEPQAGVLISYMVDADEVSGFCSELGVKAVQLHGDISVAEMKKLRALRPDLYILKSLVVKEDNADELLTLVDEVAEYVDMFITDTFDPKTGAKGATGLTHNWDVSAELVRRSPKPLMMAGGLNPDNVADAIRKVKPAAIDAHTGLEGANGRKDRAKVQKFISEAQKAFAEINA; from the coding sequence ATGAATAACATCACTAACATCATCCAAGTAGCTGGCATCATTGACCGTGAAGAAGCAGAACTGTGTCTGGCAGAAGGCATTGAATGGTTGGGTTTCCCACTACGTCTGCCATCTGGTAAAGACGACATCACTGAAGGTGACGCAATCAGCATCATCAAAGATCTCAGTGAACCTCAGGCAGGCGTTCTAATCAGCTACATGGTAGACGCAGACGAAGTAAGCGGTTTTTGTTCAGAGCTGGGTGTAAAAGCTGTACAGCTACATGGCGACATCAGCGTTGCTGAAATGAAAAAACTACGCGCACTTCGCCCTGATCTCTACATCCTGAAGAGCCTGGTTGTTAAGGAAGATAACGCAGATGAGCTTCTGACCTTGGTTGATGAAGTGGCCGAATACGTAGACATGTTCATCACAGATACGTTTGACCCTAAAACTGGTGCCAAAGGTGCAACTGGCCTGACGCATAACTGGGACGTGAGTGCTGAGCTGGTTCGCCGTTCGCCTAAGCCTCTGATGATGGCTGGTGGCCTGAACCCAGACAACGTGGCAGACGCAATCCGCAAAGTTAAACCAGCTGCCATTGACGCGCACACAGGCCTGGAAGGCGCAAACGGTCGTAAAGACCGCGCTAAAGTCCAGAAGTTTATCAGTGAAGCACAAAAAGCCTTCGCAGAAATCAATGCTTAA
- a CDS encoding EamA family transporter — MSNKQLIFWMVVAMIAPTIWGSTYIVTTELLPADKPLIASVLRALPAGILLVLLGRKLPQGVWWMRSIILGLLNIGGFFYCLFVAAYLLPGGVAALVMSCQPIIVMLLGALLLKNKLKARQFVACLIGALGVSLLVLEPNMELPTAGVLAGLAGAMSMATGIVLTKRWGKPEGVSLYTFTGWQLVVGGLFLLPIGLVQEGFPTELTLNNVIGYTYLSLIGALVAYVLWFKAIEKLPVVTVSFISFASPLSATLLGYFILGEVLTFSQILGAGVIVVAIAVSQQQLFNRTLASPSTDKSLSKA; from the coding sequence ATGAGCAACAAGCAGCTAATTTTTTGGATGGTGGTTGCGATGATCGCACCCACCATCTGGGGTAGCACCTATATTGTTACCACTGAACTTTTACCAGCAGACAAGCCACTGATTGCGTCCGTTTTACGGGCGCTACCAGCAGGCATCCTGCTGGTGTTACTGGGCCGTAAGCTACCACAAGGTGTGTGGTGGATGCGCTCAATCATTCTTGGTTTGCTCAACATCGGTGGCTTCTTTTACTGCTTATTTGTCGCCGCTTACTTATTACCAGGTGGTGTCGCAGCGTTAGTCATGTCATGCCAGCCAATCATTGTAATGTTACTTGGCGCACTGCTGCTAAAGAACAAGTTAAAAGCGCGTCAATTCGTCGCCTGCCTGATAGGCGCACTAGGTGTATCTTTACTGGTACTTGAGCCCAATATGGAATTGCCAACCGCTGGCGTATTAGCAGGACTTGCAGGGGCCATGTCCATGGCAACAGGCATTGTGCTGACCAAAAGATGGGGTAAACCCGAAGGTGTGTCTTTATACACATTCACCGGCTGGCAGCTGGTTGTCGGCGGCCTGTTTTTGCTACCAATAGGGCTAGTTCAGGAAGGCTTCCCGACCGAGTTAACGCTCAACAATGTTATCGGCTACACCTATCTGAGCCTGATAGGCGCATTGGTTGCTTATGTACTGTGGTTCAAGGCGATTGAAAAGCTACCTGTGGTCACCGTGTCTTTCATCTCATTCGCCAGCCCATTATCGGCAACACTACTGGGTTACTTCATACTCGGCGAAGTACTGACATTCAGCCAAATACTGGGGGCCGGTGTCATCGTAGTGGCGATAGCCGTGTCGCAGCAACAGCTGTTTAACCGAACACTTGCGAGTCCATCAACGGATAAGTCGCTTTCTAAGGCGTAA
- a CDS encoding sensor histidine kinase: MPKSASYESQLCYLYLASAVPLLFLLITTMLLTDISVWLVALCALLGVIVLTWSTLYIKQKVVYQLRTQTNLVEALAQGDYTLRAHTGPHENELTPLFNAINRLAERLSAQRWQSAESQQLVQTVLEHIDVAILAIDDRQTIALSNPAAQTLFALDDTRTKQTLPKALTVVSQLESGQSQVIELPVALQTKRYNVHAEQYLSEGKAFKLLFITDVHSLLRSEERHAWQRLIRVMSHEINNSLSPITSISQTLAKIVNKRCEPDIQTPLTENLNFIQHRAGELSKFIESYNQLARLPEPECKTCSLNALIANSQKLFPQCEFNQLNAHDLSLCVDPVQFEQLFINLFKNACDAAEQANVDCQIEIDWQLINQQVRITICDNGIGIKNTDNLFVPFYSTKQQGSGIGLVLCQQIIEAHQGRLSLHNRQTQQGCCAVLALEYS, from the coding sequence ATGCCTAAGTCAGCGTCATACGAGTCTCAGCTTTGCTATTTGTACCTTGCCAGTGCTGTGCCTTTGCTCTTTTTGCTCATTACCACCATGTTGCTCACCGACATATCTGTGTGGCTGGTGGCACTGTGCGCTTTGCTGGGTGTGATAGTGCTGACCTGGAGTACCTTGTATATCAAACAAAAAGTAGTGTACCAGCTGCGAACCCAAACCAATTTGGTAGAGGCCCTCGCACAAGGTGACTACACACTCAGGGCACACACAGGCCCCCATGAAAATGAATTAACGCCCCTGTTTAATGCCATCAACCGACTTGCCGAGCGTTTGAGTGCACAGCGCTGGCAATCAGCGGAATCTCAGCAGCTGGTGCAAACCGTACTTGAGCATATCGATGTGGCGATTTTAGCCATTGACGACCGGCAGACCATTGCGCTGTCTAACCCTGCTGCACAAACCCTGTTCGCACTGGACGACACCCGTACAAAACAGACTCTGCCAAAGGCACTAACCGTAGTCAGTCAACTGGAGTCCGGGCAAAGCCAGGTAATTGAACTGCCGGTGGCATTGCAAACCAAACGCTACAATGTGCATGCAGAACAATACTTAAGTGAAGGCAAAGCATTTAAATTGCTGTTTATTACCGATGTGCATTCATTACTGCGAAGCGAAGAACGCCACGCCTGGCAAAGGCTGATCAGAGTGATGAGCCATGAGATAAACAACTCACTCTCTCCGATCACCTCTATTTCGCAAACCTTAGCGAAAATCGTCAACAAACGCTGTGAGCCAGACATCCAGACGCCACTCACCGAGAACCTAAACTTTATTCAGCATCGCGCCGGCGAGCTCAGTAAATTCATCGAAAGCTATAATCAACTGGCACGACTGCCAGAACCCGAGTGTAAAACTTGCTCACTAAACGCGCTTATCGCTAATAGCCAGAAGCTATTTCCACAGTGTGAATTCAATCAGCTCAATGCACATGACCTGTCGCTCTGTGTCGACCCTGTGCAATTTGAACAACTGTTTATCAACCTCTTTAAAAACGCCTGCGATGCCGCAGAGCAAGCCAATGTAGACTGCCAGATAGAGATTGACTGGCAGCTTATCAATCAGCAAGTGCGCATTACCATTTGCGACAATGGCATTGGCATAAAAAACACCGACAACTTATTCGTGCCCTTTTACAGCACTAAGCAACAAGGCTCAGGTATTGGCCTGGTACTTTGCCAGCAAATCATTGAAGCTCATCAGGGGCGTTTGTCTTTACACAATCGCCAGACACAGCAAGGGTGCTGCGCCGTGCTGGCGCTGGAATATTCATAG
- a CDS encoding alkene reductase translates to MNTLFDATQYGSIKANNRFVMAPMSRNRATELGLATPLMATYYSQRATAGLIVTEGIQPNQVGQGYMNSPGLHTNEQAQSWLQVTDAVHEKGGKIVAQFMHCGRIGHPSLYPSAHQSVAPSAVTANGQIFTPDGMQDFAPPRALSYEEIQATIADYAQAAKYAILGGFDGVEIHAGNGFLPHQFLANNTNLRDDEYGGSIENRIRFTLEVIAAVANAIGVDKVGLRISPHNQFNDINETDTLPLYQALIEALPTNLAYLHIMEAACRETSQKIRALWQGPLILNPHQSWEDGPATPAIATQVLEQDLCDGVGIGALFVANPDLVERAKVGAEYNEVDDSKFYGGGAEGYTDYPTLEEAELTA, encoded by the coding sequence ATGAACACTTTATTTGACGCAACTCAATACGGCAGCATCAAAGCAAACAACCGTTTCGTTATGGCACCGATGAGCCGTAACCGTGCCACAGAGCTTGGCCTGGCAACCCCTTTGATGGCGACCTACTACAGCCAGCGGGCAACCGCCGGACTCATTGTCACTGAAGGGATACAACCCAACCAGGTTGGTCAGGGCTACATGAATTCACCGGGTCTACACACCAATGAACAGGCACAAAGCTGGTTGCAAGTCACCGACGCGGTGCACGAAAAAGGAGGCAAAATCGTTGCCCAGTTTATGCACTGTGGTCGCATTGGCCACCCCAGTCTGTATCCCAGTGCACACCAATCTGTTGCGCCCTCAGCGGTCACGGCAAATGGCCAGATATTTACCCCAGATGGCATGCAAGATTTTGCACCACCAAGAGCACTGAGCTATGAAGAGATCCAGGCGACCATTGCTGACTATGCGCAGGCTGCTAAGTACGCCATACTCGGCGGGTTTGACGGCGTTGAGATCCACGCAGGCAACGGGTTTTTACCGCATCAGTTTTTAGCCAACAACACCAATCTGCGCGACGATGAATACGGCGGCAGCATTGAGAATCGCATCCGCTTTACCCTTGAAGTCATTGCCGCCGTTGCCAATGCCATCGGCGTGGATAAAGTTGGCCTTCGTATCTCACCACATAACCAGTTCAATGACATTAATGAAACCGATACCCTGCCTTTATATCAGGCACTGATTGAAGCATTACCGACGAATCTGGCATACCTGCATATCATGGAAGCGGCGTGCCGTGAGACCAGTCAGAAAATCCGAGCACTGTGGCAAGGTCCTTTGATCCTTAACCCACACCAGTCATGGGAAGACGGCCCGGCAACGCCAGCTATCGCCACTCAGGTACTGGAACAAGACCTGTGTGATGGCGTCGGCATTGGTGCCCTGTTTGTGGCTAACCCGGACTTGGTAGAAAGAGCCAAAGTGGGTGCTGAATATAACGAAGTGGATGACAGTAAGTTTTATGGTGGCGGAGCCGAAGGCTATACCGACTACCCGACACTTGAGGAGGCAGAATTGACCGCCTGA
- a CDS encoding ADOP family duplicated permease, whose protein sequence is MSIRSDIKYALRLLAKKPSFSALTVFVMATGLGLSVYLFSFMNTMLFKPLPFEDGEHLIELTTSTNGQRNFGDFNIHDFAEVEAQLSGASEFSAYRSAIVNIAGRDGARRYQSADARANLFELTRTAPLLGRTFTAEEDKVGAQNVVVLGYDIWQNHFGADQEILSRSVDINGQPYRIIGVMPEGYYYPRRAQLWRPLRDNPQQVSRDQNAHVTGLALRKPGVSIEQLDNELTLIMQRLEQRYPKTNSGLSAYALTMHQSTADGGMSVVYVMHTAAILILVLASVNVGNLLLSRAVERSQETAIRVALGAPTGRLLSQLLWESLLICGLGGLIGLLLVGWGLEITQTVTNQFFTDRPPFWWDFGIDAYTLKVFFSFLVGTIFVTGFLPAWRNINGDFNAVLRDGTRGALGKGAGKLNKALVIGEVFLSITILIVAAVMISASYKATYADYGVNTQDKLVGQITLPAEQYQTDEQRHQFVQTLKAQLDAQSGFSSNMLTSALPGFGDKRPAVAVAGQEYGQQGLSSYPRANQVAVVPGALQHLKAKLLEGRFFSDSDNTEDKRTVIVTDSFVQQYMNSEQPVGQRVQFINEDGSKGPWFTIVGVVKHVVQTMPNRDKAVRTPSVYLPFAQSPRASVFISVQLQSDTQSAKTALTRVVNQIDPQLPVFNIATLDDRLTQRVAPLRFVGGVFVLFGLASLLLAASGIYGVMANTISQRTQEIGVKRALGASENRITVEFLLSGTTQLLLGAVPGLAIGLALGYAMSVPIGVEFFDVAVTAVVLTGVLSLVVLLATYLPTQRALSNEPAHALHNH, encoded by the coding sequence ATGAGTATTCGCAGCGATATCAAATATGCCCTGCGCCTGCTGGCAAAAAAGCCCAGCTTTAGCGCACTCACCGTGTTTGTGATGGCAACAGGTCTTGGCTTGAGTGTTTACCTGTTCTCATTTATGAATACGATGCTATTTAAGCCTTTACCCTTTGAAGACGGTGAGCACTTAATTGAGCTCACCACCTCAACCAATGGCCAGCGTAATTTTGGTGACTTTAATATTCATGATTTTGCCGAGGTCGAAGCGCAGTTATCCGGAGCCAGTGAGTTTAGCGCCTATCGTAGCGCAATCGTTAATATTGCCGGGCGTGACGGCGCACGCAGATACCAAAGCGCAGATGCGCGTGCCAACTTATTTGAACTCACCCGCACTGCCCCGTTGTTAGGCAGAACATTTACAGCCGAAGAAGATAAGGTTGGCGCGCAGAATGTGGTGGTACTGGGTTACGATATCTGGCAAAACCATTTTGGTGCAGATCAGGAGATCCTGTCACGCAGTGTCGATATTAACGGCCAGCCCTATCGTATCATTGGCGTGATGCCAGAGGGCTATTACTACCCACGCCGGGCTCAGCTTTGGCGGCCTCTGCGCGATAATCCGCAGCAAGTCTCGCGAGATCAAAACGCACATGTAACGGGATTAGCACTGAGAAAACCTGGCGTATCGATTGAACAACTCGACAACGAGCTAACGCTGATCATGCAGCGCCTGGAGCAACGTTACCCAAAAACCAATTCGGGCCTGAGCGCGTATGCACTCACCATGCACCAGTCTACCGCGGATGGCGGCATGTCGGTGGTTTATGTTATGCATACTGCTGCAATCCTTATCTTAGTGTTGGCGTCCGTCAATGTGGGCAACTTGTTGTTGTCACGCGCCGTTGAACGCTCTCAGGAAACGGCCATTCGTGTTGCACTGGGCGCACCAACTGGACGGTTACTGAGTCAGCTGTTATGGGAAAGCCTGTTGATCTGTGGTTTGGGTGGTTTGATTGGACTGTTGCTCGTTGGCTGGGGGTTAGAAATCACACAAACAGTTACCAATCAGTTCTTTACCGACAGACCGCCATTTTGGTGGGACTTTGGCATAGACGCATACACCCTGAAAGTCTTTTTTAGTTTTCTGGTGGGTACGATTTTTGTCACTGGCTTTTTGCCCGCATGGCGAAATATCAACGGCGACTTTAATGCGGTTCTGCGCGATGGCACGCGCGGTGCGCTGGGCAAAGGCGCAGGTAAACTCAACAAAGCGCTGGTAATTGGCGAGGTATTTTTATCTATCACCATTTTGATTGTTGCTGCTGTGATGATCTCTGCAAGCTATAAGGCCACTTATGCAGATTATGGTGTTAATACCCAGGATAAACTGGTCGGGCAAATTACCCTGCCCGCTGAGCAATATCAGACGGATGAACAAAGACACCAGTTTGTACAAACGCTTAAAGCGCAGTTAGACGCCCAAAGTGGGTTTAGCAGCAACATGCTCACATCAGCGTTACCGGGTTTTGGGGATAAACGCCCCGCTGTTGCGGTAGCCGGTCAGGAATATGGTCAGCAAGGTTTATCCAGCTACCCAAGAGCCAACCAGGTAGCCGTAGTCCCGGGTGCATTGCAACACTTAAAGGCAAAGTTACTCGAAGGCCGCTTTTTTAGCGACTCAGACAACACCGAGGATAAACGCACCGTGATTGTCACAGACAGTTTTGTACAGCAGTATATGAATTCGGAGCAACCGGTTGGGCAACGCGTGCAATTTATCAATGAAGATGGCAGCAAAGGGCCGTGGTTTACGATTGTTGGTGTTGTTAAACATGTCGTACAAACCATGCCTAACAGAGATAAAGCAGTGAGGACTCCGTCCGTCTATCTGCCTTTTGCACAATCGCCGCGCGCCTCTGTTTTCATCAGTGTGCAACTGCAAAGCGACACACAGAGTGCTAAAACCGCACTAACCCGGGTGGTAAATCAGATTGATCCGCAGCTGCCTGTATTCAATATCGCCACTTTGGATGATCGCCTCACGCAACGTGTTGCACCACTGAGATTTGTTGGAGGCGTATTTGTGCTGTTTGGTTTAGCTTCGCTGTTACTGGCTGCCAGCGGCATTTACGGGGTAATGGCCAACACCATTTCGCAGCGCACTCAGGAGATTGGGGTAAAACGCGCTCTGGGCGCCAGCGAAAATCGTATCACCGTTGAGTTTTTGCTATCAGGCACCACGCAGTTGCTGCTCGGGGCAGTGCCCGGACTGGCAATCGGCTTAGCACTGGGATACGCCATGTCGGTGCCCATTGGCGTGGAGTTCTTCGATGTTGCTGTAACTGCGGTCGTGCTTACTGGCGTACTTAGCCTGGTAGTATTGCTGGCAACCTACCTGCCGACGCAACGCGCACTCAGCAATGAGCCAGCGCACGCGCTGCATAACCACTAA
- a CDS encoding efflux RND transporter periplasmic adaptor subunit encodes MDIAVTTKKTRSPRTLVIALIALVAVAFGTYQVWQYSRAELTLKANSLIINQVKRGSFTVTVRGNGVLVPENVQWLSASGDAKVEALLYKPGQEVRQGDEIVRLTNPRLEQQLAEAKWEFSALEAEHQASDLAEQAAIAQQRADMLNARMAVDGAEHEYQAHLELIETGAVSKLDFQRAKIALEQARQILASRKEQMAESAKSLKAQQHARFARLNQLKNRVSRIQTQVDELNVRASIDSIILALPVEVGQHVSMGSNIAKLADQGALIAELQVPELQIQQIKVGQKVTIDTQNNQVLGQITRIDPEVVQGNVQVDVAFSEPLPSDARPALSVDGEITIAELDNTLYVSRPLFTQSQTQSSIYKLSSDGLMATRTAVQLGLGSVNYVQIIQGLEEGDQIVTSDPSRFESYNQFRIN; translated from the coding sequence ATGGACATTGCAGTAACGACAAAAAAGACAAGATCTCCGCGGACCTTAGTCATAGCACTTATCGCGCTAGTGGCGGTGGCTTTTGGTACCTACCAAGTGTGGCAGTACTCTCGCGCGGAGCTTACGCTCAAAGCCAACTCGTTGATCATTAATCAGGTCAAAAGGGGTAGTTTTACGGTAACCGTGCGTGGTAATGGCGTGCTGGTTCCTGAGAATGTGCAATGGCTGTCGGCCAGTGGCGATGCCAAAGTAGAGGCGCTGCTGTACAAGCCAGGACAAGAGGTACGCCAGGGCGACGAGATTGTGCGCTTAACGAATCCCCGCTTAGAGCAACAGCTGGCTGAAGCCAAGTGGGAGTTCTCTGCGCTGGAAGCCGAGCACCAGGCCAGTGATTTAGCTGAGCAAGCCGCGATTGCACAACAGCGCGCCGATATGCTCAATGCTCGAATGGCAGTTGACGGTGCTGAACACGAATATCAGGCGCACCTTGAGTTAATTGAAACTGGCGCTGTCTCAAAACTGGACTTTCAGCGCGCCAAAATTGCACTTGAACAGGCGCGCCAAATACTGGCATCCAGAAAAGAGCAAATGGCTGAATCGGCTAAAAGCTTAAAAGCGCAGCAACATGCCCGCTTTGCCAGGCTCAACCAGCTAAAAAATCGGGTGTCGCGCATTCAAACGCAAGTGGATGAGCTGAATGTCCGCGCATCCATTGATAGCATTATTTTAGCGCTACCCGTTGAAGTTGGTCAGCATGTCAGTATGGGCAGCAACATTGCCAAGCTGGCCGACCAGGGGGCGCTCATCGCTGAGCTGCAAGTCCCTGAGCTACAAATTCAGCAAATCAAGGTGGGCCAGAAGGTCACCATTGATACCCAAAACAACCAGGTTTTGGGCCAGATCACACGTATCGACCCTGAAGTTGTGCAAGGCAATGTGCAGGTCGATGTTGCCTTTAGCGAGCCATTACCGAGCGATGCGCGACCTGCGCTTAGCGTAGATGGTGAAATCACCATCGCAGAGCTTGATAACACCCTGTACGTATCACGCCCCTTATTTACCCAAAGTCAGACCCAATCCAGTATTTACAAACTCAGCTCAGATGGTTTAATGGCCACGCGTACAGCCGTGCAACTCGGGTTGGGCTCTGTCAACTATGTACAAATTATTCAAGGACTTGAAGAGGGTGATCAGATAGTCACTTCTGATCCAAGCCGCTTCGAAAGTTATAACCAATTTAGAATCAACTAG
- a CDS encoding ABC transporter ATP-binding protein, with amino-acid sequence MTQPVLALKNLSKVFFSDDLETHALNDVSLQVHQQEYIAISGPSGSGKSTLLSLLGLLDTPTSGSYQLAGHEVGNISKTERARIRNNQIGFIFQSFNLISDLDVMENVELPLTYRKDLSKSQVKQMAADALAKVNMSHRTNHYPSQLSGGQQQRVAIARAIAGSPSLILADEPTGNLDSKNAHDVLALLDTLHQEGATICMVTHDPRSAERAQRKIEVLDGRIIADHKTHAAQPELADVVHS; translated from the coding sequence ATGACTCAGCCTGTATTAGCATTAAAAAATCTCAGTAAAGTCTTTTTCTCTGACGACCTGGAAACCCATGCACTTAACGATGTATCACTGCAAGTGCACCAACAAGAATATATTGCCATTTCCGGGCCATCTGGTTCTGGCAAGTCGACCCTGTTATCCCTGTTAGGTCTGCTGGATACACCAACCTCAGGGAGTTACCAGCTGGCAGGACATGAAGTGGGGAATATCAGCAAAACTGAGCGCGCCCGGATTCGCAACAATCAAATAGGATTTATTTTTCAGTCTTTTAATTTGATCAGTGATTTAGATGTGATGGAAAACGTCGAGCTCCCTCTGACCTACCGTAAAGATTTAAGTAAGTCGCAGGTTAAGCAGATGGCGGCTGACGCGTTAGCCAAGGTCAATATGAGCCACCGTACTAATCATTACCCATCGCAGCTATCAGGTGGTCAGCAGCAACGTGTTGCCATAGCCCGCGCCATCGCCGGTTCGCCCAGCTTAATTCTGGCGGACGAACCTACCGGCAATCTGGACTCTAAAAATGCCCACGATGTACTGGCGCTGCTTGATACCCTTCATCAGGAAGGAGCCACCATTTGTATGGTAACGCACGACCCGCGCTCCGCCGAGCGGGCACAACGCAAAATTGAAGTGCTTGATGGCCGGATCATTGCCGATCACAAGACCCATGCTGCACAGCCTGAGCTTGCAGACGTCGTGCACAGTTAA